The genomic interval CAATTCTAGATGTAATTTAAAATGATCACTCATATAATACATTCCTCTTGCACCAGCCGTTAACCAATACAGCATTTTGTCTCTCCCTTGCAAATAGGTTTTATTAGTAGGGTTAGCACTATTGTATTCATAAGGCTTTGTTCCGTAATCTCTCATTACAGCAGACAGAATACCATTTACAGCAAAAGTTTCTTTATCATCATATAAAAAGTTATTGTTGATTTCTAAAAAGTAAGAACTCGCAATATCATTTAAAACGATGTTATCATTTCCTGGATTTTCTTTTTCAGACATTCCAGACCAGTGGTGTATTGGTATTGAAGCCCCTTGTCTAAATATAAGTGCCGTTGTATATGTAATATATTTCTTTTCATAATCTAACCAAGAAATAACCGCAAAACCGTGTTTAGCATCATATTCCATGATTTCATTTTCTGCTCGATAACTATAATTTAAAGAGACATTCATTTTAAGAGTTTCACTAATTGGTAAATGCACATAACGCACATCTGCCGTATACGCTCTTAAGTCATCTTCTTCACCATTTATAAAAGAAACATCCTTTCCTTTCTCTTGAAAAGCCCAAATACCGAATTTAATATCTTCACCAGTTCCTTTCTGAATCAGTTTTTCCACACCAAATCCCCAACCTCTTTGTCCTGGATTTACCCATTGCCTATCTAACATATGCTCCGCTCTACGATCATAAAATCGTTTACCCGCCCAAATAACTTCTCCGTTTCCCAAAAAATTATTTGCACGCACATATAATTGTTCCGTTTTATTAAAACTCATTTGAGTATCCGTTCCAAAATCTTCATAAATAGAACTCATCCAAATAACATCTAAAGATTTCGATTTCTCTTCATCAAAATAATACGAATAATCAAACTCTAACTCTCCATAAGTATCCGCCTGATTTCCCAAACTATATTTATTTTGAGCACCTGGCATCTGAAAATGCGCTTGCGTTTCCCCACCTTCACTTCGCCCAACACCTGTCCTTAAATAACCAGAAGTTTTAAACTTATGATTTCCTTTTTCAAAAATTGTTTGTGCTTCTACGTTAAATGTTGTCGAAAACATAAATAACATAAAAACAGACAATAAAATTCTTTTATTTACCCGAAAAAGGAATGAATTAGATTGAGCAACACACACCAAAACGTTATTAAATAAAGTATAAATCTTCTTTTTTAAGTATTTTAAATTAATATATTTCATAACTGCTAGTTAATTGTTTTCGCAAACATACATATAATTGCATGATTTTCAATGTTTAGAATAAACTATTTACGAAAAAAAACTCCTAAATTATTTTCGTAACAATATTTAATTAAAACACAAACCTTTTAAAACACCGCTCGTCTCCTTATTTTATTGACTTCCCTATTTTTAACTTGTTAAAATCATCATAAAATTTAAAAGAAAACATTAAAATGTTTTTTTATTACTAACCGATTGTTTAGTTTTGCATCGTAGTTAGAATATAATGGCAAGAAAAAAAGAATATAACGAAGATGTAGTAGTTGAAAAAGCGATGAAGCTTTTTTGGCGCAATGGCTATCAAACCACTTCTATGCAAATGCTAGAGAAAGAGATGGGCATTAACAAGTTTTCTATCTATTCTAGTTTTGGTAATAAACACGGTCTTTTTCTAGAAAGTTTAAAATGCTATAAAGGACAGGTAAATGTGGTTTTAGATAAATTCAAAAATGCTTCCAACGGAGTTGATGACATTAAACAATTTTTCTACGACTCTGTAAGTTCTAACTTTAAAGACGACAACATAAAGGGATGTTTGGTAACAAATACCTATAATGAATTTTCAGAATCTGAAGATGCATTGATTAAAGAAGAAATGACTGCTTTTATGAATAACTTAAAAGAGTTAATTATAGAGAAGCTTAAATTGGACGGGTCAAAAGATTTAAAAACCATAGAAAAACAAGCCAATTTTTTACTGTTGGCAAAACATGGTTTAGCAGCAGCAGCAAGAGTAAATAGTAAAAAAGAAATTGAAGATTACATAGAAATGACCTTTATAAATATATAAACATTTTTTTTAACCAATAACTAAACGATAGTTTAGTTAAATTTAACATAAATAATAATAAATTAAAAATAGAAATTATGACAACATTAAAAATTCACAACATAGAAACAGCACCAGAAGCAAGTAAAGCATTGTTAGAAAAATCTCAAAAAGCGTACGGTATGATTCCTGGATTGCACGGTGTTTTAGCAAGCTCTCCACAGCTTTTAGATGCTTACCAAACATTACATGAATTATTTACAAATACTTCTTTTAATGAAGAAGAATTAACGGTAGTTTGGCAAGCAATTAACGTAGAGCATGCATGTCATTACTGTGTTCCTGCTCATACAGGGATTGCAAAAATGATGAAAGTAGACGATACAATTACAGAAGCTTTACGTAACGAAACTCCTTTAGCAAGTCCTAAATTAGAAGCTTTACGTACAATGGCATTAACTATTGTTAGAAACCGTGGTAATGCTACACAAGCTGATTTAGATACATTTTATGCAGCTGGTTACGGTGAGCAACAAGTCTTAGAAATTATTTTAGGTCTTTCTCAAAAAGTAATTAGTAACTATACAAATCACATTGCAAATACACCTGTAGATGCTGCTTTTAAATCTTTTGCTTGGAGCAAAGACAAAGCATAATTACAAAAAGATAATTGAGTACTATACTATAAACCTTCCGAATCATTCGGAAGGTTTATTCGGTATTAATAACTATATTTAAAATAAAATTATGATAAAAGTATCTGTAATGTATCCAAACTCTAAAGACGTACAGTTTGATGTAGAATATTATAAAAACAGTCATTTACCAATGATTTCTAAAGCACTTGGTAGTGCATTTAAAGGAATGGAACTAGATTTAGGAATTGGAAGTAGAGTTCCTGGAGAACCGGCTCCTTATGTAGCAATTGCACATTTATTGTTTGATGATGTTGCTTCTTTTCAAGAATCATTTGGTCCGCATGCAAAAGTATTTGCAGACGACATAAAAAATTATAGCAACGTACAAGGAGAGCTTCAAATTAGTGAATTGATAAATTTATAAAGATGAAAAATAACCGTAACATAAAACCGAAAGTACTTTTTTTTGATGTAAACGAAACTCTATTAGATCTTACCAAAATGAAAAAACAGGTAGGTGACGCTTTGGGAGGAAAAGACGAATTACTTCCCTTATGGTTTACAACGATGTTACAGTATTCTTTAGTCACATCCGCAAGCGGAGATTATAAACCTTTTGGACACATTGGTGCTGCAGCTTTGCAAATGGTGGCTGCTAATAATGGCATTACCATCGCAGAAGAAAATGCGAGAGCGGTAATTGGAAATGCAATGCAAAACCTACCTCCTCACCCAGAAGTAAAAGAAGCATTGCTTCAATTAAAACAAGCAGGTTACAAATTAGTCGCATTTACAAACTCATCCACCGAAGGTTTAAAAAATCAATTTGAGAATGCTGGTTTAACCGATTATTTTGATGAACAATTAAGTGTTGAAGAAACCGGTAAGTTTAAACCTTTTACAGAGACTTATCTTTGGGGAGCAACAAAAATGAATGTAAAACCAGCAGAATGCATGTTAATTGCAGCGCATGGTTGGGATGTATATGGAGCAATGAGTGCCGGTTTAAAAGCTGCTTTTGTAGCAAGACCTGGTCAGCAATTGTTTCCGTTGGCACCCAAACCAGAAATTGTAGAAACCGACTTAAAAAAAGTAGCAGATATTCTAGTAACTTATCAGTAAAAAGGTATTTAAGGTAACATGAAGATAAAAGAAGTCAACATAAAAAAGATAGCAGAACATTGCATAGAAAATGTATTTAGAACAAATACAAATTCACCTGGTTTTGTGTACCTTGACTTTGGAGAAAATAGAACTTCATCTGAACTTAGGGCTATTATGGTTGCGCTAAAAAATGAATTATCCGTTTTTACATTAAGGAGATTCAATAAAGAATTAAGTTATCATTGGTTGGTTCGTTTCGATCAACAAGTTAGCACTCCTTTTCACTTAGATAATGCAGAAGATCAATCTTTTTTAATGCTAGGTTACGAACCAAGTGCAATAGAAAGTGAATTGTATATAGCCGATTATTATAAGTATGCAAATGATCATAAGGAGGCTTCAGAAGAGTATCTTAAAAATTTTACGCCCGTATTTAAAGAAGATGAAGCTATACTTACACCCTATATTACCAAGCTAGCATCATTTGATAAACATACGTATAAGATTGTTTTAATTAATAATAGCAATCCAAAACAAGGAAGAGAAACCTTAGGTGTATTTCATAAAGCAAAAATTGTGAAACCCGATCTAAATAAAAGTAGAACAGTAAATTCAATGATTTTTAATATGTTATCAAAAGATAATAATATTGAAGACCAGAAAAAAGAACATGCTTTTTTAAATACTGATATTATAAGTAAATAGTAATTACTTTTTCGTCTTTTAAATAAAAGTCAAACTAGTAATTATAGCTTTAAATATTGAATTTAAATGAGCCTAAAAATAAACATAAAATGACACAAAAATTAAAAATAGACATCGTTTCTGATGTTGTTTGTCCATGGTGCACTATCGGATATAAACGTTTAGAAAAAGCAATAATAGAACTTGGTATTCAAGATAAAGTAGACATCGAATGGCAACCCTTTGAGTTGAACCCCAATATGCCTGCTGAAGGTCAGAATGTAAACGAACATATTACAGAAAAATATGGTTCTACAACCGAGCAACAAAACGAATCGAAGCAAATGATGACAGAAGCTGGTGCAGAATTAGGTTTTAAATTCGATTATTTTGATGAAATGCGCATGGTAAACACCTTTGATGCACATGTTTTATTAGAATACGCTAAGATTTTTAACAAACAAACCGAATTAAAAATGCGTTTAACAGCATCCTTTTTTGGTGAGCGCAAAGACGTTTCTAAAAGAGATGTTTTAAAACAAGCTTTATTAGAGGTTGGTTTAAATGCAGAAGAAGGACTTGCAAAATTAGATATTGAATCTGCAAGAAGCGAAGTAAGAGCAAAGCAAGATTATTGGAAAAATTTAGGAGTTAATTCTGTACCAACTATAGTTTTTAATAGAAAAAGTGCGGTAACAGGTGCACAACCTGTAGACACTTTTAAACAAGTACTTACAGAGTTAATGAAAGAACAAAGTAGTTTATAAAATTAGCTATTGTCAGTTCGAGTGCAGTCGAGAACTATTTAATTACTAGAATAGGTTTCGACTGAAGCTTGTCTTGCGCAGAGTAGAAAGACTCAACAAGATATATTGCTTCTATATGAATAAATTAATCGATGCAATTAAGTATAATTAATTAGTCAAAATAATTTTTAAAAATATACCAATGGAATTAAAAAATAATAAAGGAGAATTAGATGCATTATTAGCAGCAAAACGTAAAGAAGGTGCAGCTAAATTCACCAAAGAAAAGAATAAAATTTATGCAGACGGAATTACAAGTGTCGCAGATTCTGGCATACTTGAAAAAGCTTTAAATGTAGGAGATAAAGCTCCTGATTTTAACTTAAAAAATGCTTTAGACGAATCTGTATCTTTATACGATGAATTAAAAAACGGACCGGTAGTTTTAACATGGTACAGAGGTGGCTGGTGTCCGTATTGTAATATCACGTTACATTATTTACAAGAAAAATTACCAGAATTTCAACAAGCAGGTGCAACACTTATGGCTTTAACTCCTGAGTTGCCAGATAATTCTTTAAGCACATCCGAAAAAAACAATTTAGAATTTAATGTTTTAAGTGATGTTGGTAATACCATCGGTAAAGAATATGGTGTTGTTTTTAAACTAACTGATGAAGTTGCCGAAATTTATGAAGCAGGTTTTGGCTTAAGTGATGTAAATGGAGATAAAAATAACGAGTTGCCTTTAGCAGCTACCTACGTTGTTGATACCAACGGTGTAATTCAGTATGCTTTTTTAGATGCCGATTATAGAGAAAGAGCAGAATCGTCTGATATATTAGATGCATTAAGCAAATTAAAATAAGACAAAAAGTCTTATTTTTTTTTATCTGTGAAAAGCTATTTATTTTCAAAATCTTAACAAAACTGTAGTACCGTTTACAATAGTATTTTATTAATTTTGAGGTTTATCAATAACCAAATAAAACATTTATGCACGCAACCAAAATCATCTTAATTGCCTTTAGTTTCTTATTCTTTTCTTGTGGAAATAAAAAAACAAATTCCGAAGTAAAAACAGAAACAAATACAGAAAAAGAAACTCCAATTACCTTTAAAAACAAAGGACACAAATTGGTTTACAACACCGTACAAAAAACTGGGAATTACCAAATACTTGCAGCTAAAAAAGATGTGGTCTACACCTACTCTTACCAAACTCCAGATGGAAAAACAGATATTTCTACAGAAAAATATATTTTTGACGGAGAACTATCTTACGGAGCTTACACAAAGCATGAAAGAACGTTAACAGACTTAAAAGGTAAAGTAGAACAAGGCTATGATGGAAATGAATATTGGTTAAAAAATAATGGAGAAATCATAACTGATTCGGCAGCATTAAAAAAAGTTGCGTTTAACAGACCTACTAATTTTTACTGGTTCTGTATGATTCAAAAATTATTAGATCCTAGTGTACAATATCAATATATAAACGAGCAAACAATTGAAGGAACAGTTTATGATGTTGTTAAAATTACCTTTGATGGTAGCAATAACAAGCCAAAAGATATTTACCAAGTATACATCAATAAAGAAACTAAAATGATAGATCAGTTTCTATTTACTGTAATGGATTTCGAAAAATCAGATCCTCTTTTAATGCAACTGAAATATGAAAATATAGAAGGTATTTTAATCCCTACACAACGTAAATACAAAGCGTCTAATTGGGATGCAGAAGTTACAGATGCTCCTTGGATTCAAGTAAACTGGACCAATATTAAATTTAATAA from Polaribacter sejongensis carries:
- a CDS encoding DsbA family oxidoreductase; translated protein: MTQKLKIDIVSDVVCPWCTIGYKRLEKAIIELGIQDKVDIEWQPFELNPNMPAEGQNVNEHITEKYGSTTEQQNESKQMMTEAGAELGFKFDYFDEMRMVNTFDAHVLLEYAKIFNKQTELKMRLTASFFGERKDVSKRDVLKQALLEVGLNAEEGLAKLDIESARSEVRAKQDYWKNLGVNSVPTIVFNRKSAVTGAQPVDTFKQVLTELMKEQSSL
- a CDS encoding peroxiredoxin-like family protein, translating into MELKNNKGELDALLAAKRKEGAAKFTKEKNKIYADGITSVADSGILEKALNVGDKAPDFNLKNALDESVSLYDELKNGPVVLTWYRGGWCPYCNITLHYLQEKLPEFQQAGATLMALTPELPDNSLSTSEKNNLEFNVLSDVGNTIGKEYGVVFKLTDEVAEIYEAGFGLSDVNGDKNNELPLAATYVVDTNGVIQYAFLDADYRERAESSDILDALSKLK
- a CDS encoding carbohydrate porin: MKYINLKYLKKKIYTLFNNVLVCVAQSNSFLFRVNKRILLSVFMLFMFSTTFNVEAQTIFEKGNHKFKTSGYLRTGVGRSEGGETQAHFQMPGAQNKYSLGNQADTYGELEFDYSYYFDEEKSKSLDVIWMSSIYEDFGTDTQMSFNKTEQLYVRANNFLGNGEVIWAGKRFYDRRAEHMLDRQWVNPGQRGWGFGVEKLIQKGTGEDIKFGIWAFQEKGKDVSFINGEEDDLRAYTADVRYVHLPISETLKMNVSLNYSYRAENEIMEYDAKHGFAVISWLDYEKKYITYTTALIFRQGASIPIHHWSGMSEKENPGNDNIVLNDIASSYFLEINNNFLYDDKETFAVNGILSAVMRDYGTKPYEYNSANPTNKTYLQGRDKMLYWLTAGARGMYYMSDHFKLHLELTHEYIKNEQLNVSGNLDKITFTPELSLKKGFYARPVLRPFVTYAFWSDDLKGLIGNTPNGAPFGNNTSGFTYGLQFEIWW
- a CDS encoding carboxymuconolactone decarboxylase family protein → MTTLKIHNIETAPEASKALLEKSQKAYGMIPGLHGVLASSPQLLDAYQTLHELFTNTSFNEEELTVVWQAINVEHACHYCVPAHTGIAKMMKVDDTITEALRNETPLASPKLEALRTMALTIVRNRGNATQADLDTFYAAGYGEQQVLEIILGLSQKVISNYTNHIANTPVDAAFKSFAWSKDKA
- a CDS encoding haloacid dehalogenase type II; protein product: MKNNRNIKPKVLFFDVNETLLDLTKMKKQVGDALGGKDELLPLWFTTMLQYSLVTSASGDYKPFGHIGAAALQMVAANNGITIAEENARAVIGNAMQNLPPHPEVKEALLQLKQAGYKLVAFTNSSTEGLKNQFENAGLTDYFDEQLSVEETGKFKPFTETYLWGATKMNVKPAECMLIAAHGWDVYGAMSAGLKAAFVARPGQQLFPLAPKPEIVETDLKKVADILVTYQ
- a CDS encoding TetR/AcrR family transcriptional regulator, which gives rise to MARKKEYNEDVVVEKAMKLFWRNGYQTTSMQMLEKEMGINKFSIYSSFGNKHGLFLESLKCYKGQVNVVLDKFKNASNGVDDIKQFFYDSVSSNFKDDNIKGCLVTNTYNEFSESEDALIKEEMTAFMNNLKELIIEKLKLDGSKDLKTIEKQANFLLLAKHGLAAAARVNSKKEIEDYIEMTFINI
- a CDS encoding EthD family reductase, with amino-acid sequence MIKVSVMYPNSKDVQFDVEYYKNSHLPMISKALGSAFKGMELDLGIGSRVPGEPAPYVAIAHLLFDDVASFQESFGPHAKVFADDIKNYSNVQGELQISELINL
- a CDS encoding DUF6503 family protein gives rise to the protein MHATKIILIAFSFLFFSCGNKKTNSEVKTETNTEKETPITFKNKGHKLVYNTVQKTGNYQILAAKKDVVYTYSYQTPDGKTDISTEKYIFDGELSYGAYTKHERTLTDLKGKVEQGYDGNEYWLKNNGEIITDSAALKKVAFNRPTNFYWFCMIQKLLDPSVQYQYINEQTIEGTVYDVVKITFDGSNNKPKDIYQVYINKETKMIDQFLFTVMDFEKSDPLLMQLKYENIEGILIPTQRKYKASNWDAEVTDAPWIQVNWTNIKFNNGLQKEMFKK